A stretch of the Spartinivicinus poritis genome encodes the following:
- a CDS encoding putative metalloprotease CJM1_0395 family protein has product MQVVTPVLIPTVVTPFSPPGKPSDAISRAETEATTFAPIDQTPELSPKREIEQSPSSSEEQARNRQQEIVQAQQEREEQSSQQIQQQPNQQIQEQQQQAQEQQQLEQQQQAQQEQQDLAVIRELARRDREVRAHEQAHQAVGGRFAGAASFTFQRGPDGVAYAIGGEVPIDAGPVANNPEATIQKAQTVRRAALAPAQPSAQDRAVAAQATQLELQARQDLAIQQQEEAAIAEAERQADAESDEVTAETTTAEASETTQNTEEAQATVQAQPAGAEETTTVQAEIAEPQTELNRRNLTVYNDFVELARSSQQTSQTPIDLIA; this is encoded by the coding sequence ATGCAGGTAGTTACTCCAGTTTTAATTCCAACGGTGGTAACGCCTTTTTCTCCACCGGGTAAACCTTCGGATGCCATTAGCCGGGCAGAAACCGAGGCCACTACCTTTGCGCCTATTGACCAAACTCCAGAGCTTTCCCCCAAGCGAGAAATTGAACAATCTCCTTCCTCATCTGAAGAACAGGCACGTAACCGTCAGCAAGAAATTGTGCAGGCTCAGCAAGAAAGAGAAGAGCAAAGCTCACAACAGATTCAACAGCAGCCTAATCAACAAATTCAAGAGCAACAGCAACAAGCTCAGGAACAGCAGCAACTTGAGCAACAACAGCAGGCTCAGCAGGAACAACAGGATTTAGCTGTTATTAGAGAACTGGCTCGACGTGACCGTGAAGTCCGTGCTCATGAGCAAGCCCACCAGGCCGTGGGTGGCCGATTTGCGGGAGCGGCTAGCTTTACGTTTCAGCGCGGACCAGATGGTGTTGCCTATGCTATAGGAGGTGAAGTACCGATTGATGCTGGGCCAGTAGCGAATAACCCAGAAGCAACCATCCAAAAAGCACAAACAGTTCGACGAGCAGCATTGGCACCCGCACAACCATCTGCACAGGATCGAGCAGTCGCAGCACAAGCGACTCAGCTAGAGCTGCAGGCGCGACAAGATTTAGCCATCCAACAGCAAGAAGAAGCAGCAATTGCCGAGGCGGAGCGTCAAGCTGATGCAGAGTCAGACGAGGTAACTGCAGAAACCACTACAGCAGAGGCTTCAGAAACAACGCAAAATACCGAAGAGGCTCAAGCAACGGTTCAGGCTCAACCTGCAGGTGCTGAAGAAACAACCACAGTACAAGCTGAAATAGCAGAGCCACAAACTGAGCTGAATCGTCGAAACCTTACTGTCTATAATGATTTTGTTGAGCTGGCCAGAAGCAGCCAACAGACAAGCCAAACCCCCATTGATTTAATTGCATAA